From a region of the Gossypium raimondii isolate GPD5lz chromosome 10, ASM2569854v1, whole genome shotgun sequence genome:
- the LOC128033980 gene encoding uncharacterized protein At2g29880-like, translating to MVDLHNVGTFNADTGFKAGYLNELEKMLEKALPRAMLKAKPNIESRIRCLKREWSVVYDMLNGQNNSGFGWDEHRQLVVAEDAVWESYVKSHKEASQFRHRSFPYYNQLTAIYARDRATGKDAQTAADVLEEIHVEDEHTTDMNEERNTFYDCEADVSLDDMDVSGTDPRGDRDQGGSSSSNKRKKKSDARDNVYSSFEEAATLLGEKIQAVGDQISRTMAFEVVVQQNNRTGRLKT from the exons atggtggatttgcacaatgtaggaacatttaatgctgataccgggttcaaagccggttatttgaacgagctagagaaaatgctagaaaaggctttaccaagagcaatgttgaaggcgaaaccaaatattgaatctcggattaggtgcctaaaaagggaatggtcagtcgtctacgacatgcttaatggccaaaacaacagtggttttggttgggacgagcataggcagctcgttgttgctgaagatgcagtttgggaatcctatgtaaag agtcacaaagaagcctctcagttcagacatcgttctttcccttactacaaccagcttactgcgatatacgcaagagatcgggcgactgggaaagacgctcaaacagctgctgatgttcttgaagaaatacatgtTGAGGATGAACATActacagatatgaatgaagagagaaacacattctatgactgcgaagctgacgtctctttagacgacatggatgtttctggtacagatccgcgaggagatagagaccaagggggttcctcatcttcaaacaagagaaagaagaaatctgatgctcgtgataatgtgtattcttcatttgaggaggctgccactttgttgggggaaaaaatccaggccgttggcgatcaaatcagtaggacTATGGCCTTcgaggtggtagttcagcagaa TAATCGAACGGGAAGGTTGAAGACATGA